Proteins from a genomic interval of Candidatus Binatia bacterium:
- the gap gene encoding type I glyceraldehyde-3-phosphate dehydrogenase translates to MRIGINGFGRIGRNFTKAIVERHPAIEIAAVNDLIDARQCAQLFKYDSNYGIYEGEVGSGDATLTIDGRRIRVLAERDPGKLPWKDLGVDVVIESTGLFTDAAKARAHIDGGGAKKVLISAPAKGEDITIVLGVNEKRYDPARHDVISNASCTTNCLATAVKPVVDALGWVKGFMTTVHSYTNDQNVLDGPHKDPRRARNAATNIIPTSTGAAKALFLTIPEVEGSFDGFALRVPTPTVSMIYLVAQTKRPTTKDELNQILRRAAEGELRKYVAYTDDELVSSDFKKNPHSSIVDSHLTNANGDLVQIAAWYDNEWGYSCRLAELTEMVLASLPARV, encoded by the coding sequence TCGACGCGCGGCAGTGCGCGCAGCTCTTCAAATACGACAGCAACTACGGAATTTACGAGGGCGAGGTCGGCTCCGGCGACGCGACGCTCACGATCGACGGCCGCCGGATCCGCGTCCTTGCCGAACGCGACCCGGGGAAGTTGCCGTGGAAGGACCTCGGCGTGGACGTCGTGATCGAGTCGACCGGACTCTTCACCGACGCGGCCAAGGCTCGCGCGCACATTGACGGCGGCGGCGCGAAAAAAGTTCTCATCTCGGCGCCGGCCAAGGGCGAGGACATCACGATCGTGCTCGGCGTGAACGAGAAGCGGTACGACCCGGCGCGCCACGACGTCATCTCGAATGCGTCCTGTACGACGAACTGCCTCGCGACGGCCGTCAAACCGGTCGTCGATGCGCTCGGCTGGGTGAAGGGATTCATGACGACGGTTCACTCGTACACGAACGACCAGAACGTTCTCGACGGGCCCCACAAGGATCCCCGGCGCGCGCGCAACGCCGCCACGAACATCATCCCGACGTCGACGGGCGCGGCGAAGGCGCTCTTCTTGACGATTCCGGAAGTCGAAGGGAGTTTCGACGGATTCGCGCTTCGCGTTCCGACGCCGACGGTCTCGATGATCTACCTCGTCGCGCAGACGAAGCGGCCCACGACGAAAGACGAGCTCAATCAGATCCTGCGCCGCGCCGCCGAGGGCGAGCTGCGCAAGTACGTCGCGTACACCGACGACGAGCTGGTCTCGAGCGACTTCAAGAAGAACCCGCACAGCTCGATCGTAGACTCGCATCTCACCAACGCCAACGGCGACCTCGTGCAGATCGCGGCCTGGTACGACAACGAATGGGGCTACTCGTGCCGCCTCGCCGAGCTCACGGAGATGGTGCTGGCCTCGCTCCCCGCGCGCGTCTAG